One genomic segment of Nonomuraea coxensis DSM 45129 includes these proteins:
- a CDS encoding LacI family DNA-binding transcriptional regulator, whose product MTEQPTLAQVAAAAGVSPATASRVLTGSVRVSTSTRRQVYDAVSRMGYVRHRAPRGAAAKTTADGVTAVICDHLPRLFSEPYYARLLSAAGAVIAEHGTHLMVTTVTPTSSTLPALSGAVLIIGARERHPLAIKLSTSGIPVRNIGRPPHDLKLPYADVDNLDGGRQAAEHFLLTGRRNVAAIGGPPSLPAARDRLEGLVRTLQAAGAPDVPVAYGDFTAASGTHAMQWLLRHAPGLDAVFVASDLMAAGAIQALRRAGRKVPADVAVIGFDDAPVAKHTVPALTTIRQPVEELATVATRLLLTGAAGVDPVLPTELVVRESA is encoded by the coding sequence ATGACCGAGCAGCCCACACTGGCACAGGTGGCGGCCGCTGCCGGGGTTTCCCCCGCGACCGCATCAAGAGTCCTCACGGGCTCGGTGCGGGTCAGTACCTCGACCCGCCGCCAAGTCTACGACGCCGTCTCCCGGATGGGTTACGTCCGCCATCGGGCGCCCAGGGGCGCGGCCGCGAAAACCACCGCCGACGGCGTCACCGCCGTGATCTGTGACCACCTTCCCCGACTGTTCTCCGAGCCCTACTACGCCAGGCTCCTGTCCGCGGCCGGCGCGGTGATCGCCGAGCACGGCACCCACCTCATGGTGACCACCGTCACCCCCACCTCCTCGACCCTTCCCGCGCTGTCCGGCGCGGTGCTCATCATCGGCGCGCGCGAGCGCCACCCCCTGGCGATCAAACTGTCCACCTCGGGCATTCCGGTCCGTAACATCGGCCGGCCGCCCCACGACCTCAAACTGCCGTACGCCGACGTCGACAACCTCGACGGCGGACGGCAGGCGGCCGAGCACTTCCTCCTCACCGGCCGCCGCAACGTCGCCGCGATCGGCGGCCCTCCATCGCTGCCCGCCGCCCGCGACCGGCTCGAAGGGCTGGTCCGCACCCTCCAGGCGGCCGGCGCGCCCGACGTGCCCGTGGCCTACGGCGACTTCACCGCGGCCTCCGGCACCCACGCCATGCAGTGGTTGTTACGTCACGCCCCAGGGCTGGACGCCGTCTTCGTCGCCTCCGACCTCATGGCCGCGGGCGCGATCCAGGCGCTGCGCAGGGCCGGGCGCAAGGTGCCCGCCGACGTCGCGGTCATCGGGTTCGACGACGCGCCGGTGGCCAAGCACACCGTCCCCGCGCTGACCACCATCCGCCAGCCCGTCGAGGAACTGGCCACGGTGGCCACCCGGCTGCTCCTCACGGGGGCGGCGGGGGTGGACCCCGTCCTGCCCACGGAACTGGTCGTCCGTGAGTCGGCTTGA
- a CDS encoding serine/threonine-protein kinase: MSRLEPGDVLARRYLLLDPLARGGMSIIWRAFDQSLHRMIAVKVLTASLHTDQGERVSVRSEARAAARFLHPDTIEIYDYGETVTPHGSLAAYVVMPLLDGTPLAERIERGPLPWAEAAAIALRLARVLMAGHARGLVHRDVTAENVLLTGDGPKLLDFGIAAWAGDPEDDRGTPPYVAPERLLGAPTHPAVDVYALGVLLHAMLTGRTPYPETTWEEIEAARRTAPPPRVPGVPHAVASLCQRCLAHRPEERPTAAEIVAGLNSALGSASLGRHVRRGVTVVGSAAVALSALLWFQQNGIQRGVVQQPSTGPQQQQERVVAEPSVSATARYLESTPATAVTVEQAVTRFQSVLEARTPCGATDADVVLDLKQVLRSTVTPPGPYGTTTQNLRQKLSDRLREGRLAPACLSELQARLDDIEQALKRD, from the coding sequence GTGAGTCGGCTTGAGCCAGGGGACGTTCTGGCCCGGCGGTACCTGCTGCTGGATCCGCTGGCCAGAGGCGGCATGTCGATCATCTGGCGTGCCTTCGACCAGTCACTGCACCGGATGATCGCGGTCAAGGTGCTCACCGCCTCCCTGCACACCGACCAGGGTGAGCGGGTGAGCGTGCGCAGCGAGGCCCGTGCCGCCGCCAGGTTCCTCCATCCCGACACGATCGAGATCTACGACTACGGGGAGACCGTCACCCCGCACGGCTCCCTGGCGGCCTACGTGGTGATGCCGCTGCTCGACGGCACGCCGCTGGCCGAACGCATCGAGCGCGGGCCGCTGCCGTGGGCCGAGGCGGCGGCCATCGCCCTCCGCCTGGCCCGCGTCCTCATGGCCGGGCACGCGCGCGGCCTGGTCCACCGGGACGTCACGGCCGAGAACGTGCTGCTCACCGGCGACGGGCCGAAGCTGCTCGACTTCGGCATCGCGGCGTGGGCGGGCGACCCCGAGGACGACCGCGGCACCCCGCCCTACGTCGCCCCCGAACGCCTGCTCGGCGCCCCCACCCACCCCGCCGTGGACGTCTACGCCCTGGGCGTGCTGCTGCACGCCATGCTCACGGGGCGGACGCCGTACCCGGAGACCACGTGGGAGGAGATCGAGGCGGCCCGCCGCACCGCTCCCCCGCCGCGGGTCCCGGGGGTGCCGCACGCCGTGGCCTCGCTCTGCCAGCGCTGCCTCGCGCACCGGCCGGAGGAGCGGCCCACGGCGGCGGAGATCGTCGCGGGGCTCAACTCCGCGCTGGGCTCGGCCTCCCTGGGCCGGCACGTACGCCGGGGCGTGACCGTGGTGGGATCGGCCGCGGTCGCGCTCTCGGCGCTGCTGTGGTTCCAGCAGAACGGGATCCAGCGAGGCGTCGTCCAGCAGCCGTCCACCGGGCCGCAGCAGCAGCAGGAGCGGGTGGTCGCCGAGCCCTCGGTGAGCGCCACCGCCCGCTACCTGGAGAGCACGCCCGCCACGGCCGTCACCGTGGAGCAGGCGGTGACGCGGTTCCAGAGCGTGCTCGAGGCCCGCACGCCGTGCGGCGCGACCGACGCCGACGTCGTCCTCGACCTCAAGCAGGTGCTCCGGAGCACGGTGACGCCGCCGGGGCCGTACGGCACCACCACGCAGAACCTCCGGCAGAAGCTCTCCGACCGGCTGCGGGAGGGCCGGCTCGCGCCGGCCTGCCTGAGCGAGCTGCAGGCCAGGCTCGACGACATCGAGCAGGCGCTCAAGAGGGACTGA
- a CDS encoding GH12 family glycosyl hydrolase domain-containing protein, which translates to MRYAHTQLLIGALLALLAGCLFAAPAQAAPVLCDKYASTTVQNGRYVVINNVWGADTAQCIDVNQNGGFTVTQAAHNKATNGAPASYPAIYAGCHYATCSTGSNLPMQASSSAFGSLRTAVSMTYPGSGVWDAAYDIWFDPTPRTDGQNTGAEIMVWLNHTGSIQPVGSQIGTVSLAGGTWQVWYGNIGWNVISYVRTSPTSSIDFTINTFLSDAISRGYAQRSWYLTSVQAGFEPWVGGAGLAVNSFSFGSGGGTTDTTPPSTPGTPNAANTTSTGTTLTWGASSDNVGVTGYDVLRATGSSAFSVVGATASTSYTDSGLTPSTTYRYRVRARDAAGNLSPESAAVTVTTLSGGGGGGCTAVATTQTQWQNGYVIQPVTVTNTGSATKNGWTVTFTLPAGHTITGSWNATLSVSGSTVTARNTGSNGTLGPNASTSFGFQATRPDGNSQVPSGYTCA; encoded by the coding sequence ATGAGGTACGCGCACACCCAACTGCTCATCGGGGCGTTACTGGCGCTGCTCGCCGGTTGCCTGTTCGCCGCGCCCGCCCAGGCCGCCCCGGTGCTGTGCGACAAGTACGCCTCCACCACCGTCCAGAACGGCCGCTACGTCGTCATCAACAACGTCTGGGGCGCCGACACCGCGCAGTGCATCGACGTCAACCAGAACGGCGGCTTCACCGTCACCCAGGCCGCCCACAACAAGGCCACGAACGGCGCCCCGGCCTCCTACCCGGCCATCTACGCGGGCTGCCACTATGCGACCTGCAGCACCGGCAGCAACCTGCCCATGCAGGCGAGCTCGTCGGCGTTCGGCTCGCTGCGCACCGCCGTGAGCATGACCTACCCGGGCAGCGGCGTCTGGGACGCCGCCTACGACATCTGGTTCGACCCCACGCCGCGCACCGACGGCCAGAACACCGGCGCCGAGATCATGGTCTGGCTCAACCACACGGGCTCGATCCAGCCCGTCGGCTCCCAGATCGGCACCGTCAGCCTGGCCGGCGGCACCTGGCAGGTCTGGTACGGCAACATCGGCTGGAACGTCATCTCGTACGTGCGCACCTCGCCGACATCCTCGATCGACTTCACGATCAACACCTTCCTGAGCGACGCCATCAGCCGCGGCTACGCCCAGCGCTCGTGGTACCTCACCAGCGTCCAGGCCGGCTTCGAGCCCTGGGTCGGCGGCGCGGGCCTGGCCGTCAACTCCTTCTCCTTCGGCTCCGGCGGCGGCACGACCGACACCACCCCGCCGAGCACGCCCGGCACGCCGAACGCGGCGAACACCACCTCCACCGGCACCACCCTCACCTGGGGCGCCTCCAGCGACAACGTCGGCGTGACCGGCTACGACGTGCTGCGCGCCACCGGCAGCTCCGCCTTCTCGGTCGTCGGCGCCACCGCCTCGACCTCCTACACCGACAGCGGCCTGACCCCGTCCACGACCTACCGCTACCGGGTGCGGGCCAGGGACGCCGCCGGCAACCTCTCGCCGGAGTCCGCCGCCGTCACCGTGACCACCCTGTCGGGCGGCGGGGGAGGCGGCTGCACGGCCGTCGCCACCACCCAGACCCAGTGGCAGAACGGCTACGTCATCCAGCCGGTCACGGTGACCAACACCGGCTCGGCGACGAAGAACGGCTGGACGGTGACGTTCACGCTGCCCGCCGGCCACACGATCACCGGCTCGTGGAACGCGACCCTCAGCGTCAGCGGCTCCACGGTCACGGCCAGGAACACGGGCAGCAACGGCACCCTCGGCCCGAACGCCTCGACCAGCTTCGGCTTCCAGGCCACCAGGCCGGACGGGAACTCGCAGGTGCCGAGCGGTTACACCTGCGCGTGA
- a CDS encoding lytic polysaccharide monooxygenase auxiliary activity family 9 protein, with protein MKVAKRTAIAAVLVLITTILIAPTPAQAHGVMMMPGGRTFLCWQDGLRENGQIIPYNPACSAAVAQNGTTPLYNWFAVLRSDGAGRTSGFIPDGQLCSGGTGGPYDFSAYNAVRSDWPVTHLTSGATIQMRHSNWAKHPGSFNYYITKNGWNPNAPLKWSDLEPFGSVTNPPDTGPAGALNYYYWNSQLPSGKTGRHIIYTHWVRSDSNENFYSCSDVVFDGGNGEVTGVGPGGSSPGPSITPTVTSTPTPGACTATWKATDTGWAGHFQGEVTVKNTSTSSLNGWTVSWTYSGGQGFDGSPWNGVLSSQPPNVQVKNASYNGQLSPNATTTFGFNATGSIPNPAPTLSCTSP; from the coding sequence ATGAAAGTAGCGAAGCGGACGGCGATCGCCGCCGTCCTGGTTCTGATCACCACGATCCTGATCGCGCCCACCCCCGCGCAGGCGCACGGCGTCATGATGATGCCGGGCGGCCGCACCTTCCTGTGCTGGCAGGACGGCCTGCGCGAGAACGGCCAGATCATTCCCTACAACCCCGCCTGCTCGGCCGCCGTCGCCCAGAACGGCACCACACCCCTCTACAACTGGTTCGCGGTGCTGCGCTCCGACGGCGCCGGCCGCACCAGCGGATTCATCCCCGACGGCCAGCTCTGCAGCGGCGGCACCGGCGGGCCCTACGACTTCTCGGCCTACAACGCGGTCCGCTCCGACTGGCCGGTGACCCACCTGACCTCGGGCGCGACCATCCAGATGCGGCACAGCAACTGGGCCAAGCACCCCGGCTCGTTCAACTACTACATCACCAAGAACGGCTGGAACCCGAACGCGCCGCTGAAGTGGTCGGACCTGGAGCCGTTCGGCAGCGTCACCAACCCGCCGGACACCGGCCCGGCCGGCGCGCTCAACTACTACTACTGGAACAGCCAGCTCCCGTCCGGCAAGACCGGCCGGCACATCATCTACACGCACTGGGTCCGCTCGGACAGCAACGAGAACTTCTACAGCTGCTCCGACGTCGTCTTCGACGGCGGCAACGGCGAGGTCACCGGCGTCGGCCCGGGCGGCAGCTCGCCCGGCCCCTCCATCACGCCGACGGTGACGTCCACGCCCACGCCGGGCGCCTGCACGGCGACGTGGAAGGCCACCGACACCGGCTGGGCCGGCCACTTCCAGGGCGAGGTGACGGTGAAGAACACCAGCACCTCCAGCCTGAACGGCTGGACGGTCTCCTGGACCTACAGCGGCGGGCAGGGCTTCGACGGCTCGCCGTGGAACGGCGTGCTGAGTAGTCAGCCGCCGAACGTGCAGGTCAAGAACGCCAGTTACAACGGCCAGCTCAGCCCCAACGCCACCACCACGTTCGGGTTCAACGCCACCGGCTCGATCCCGAACCCCGCCCCCACCCTGAGTTGCACCAGCCCGTGA
- a CDS encoding glycoside hydrolase family 9 protein: MGAGGRRRRPRRVRAALPVRSASKAALIAAASLVLPLVTGAGPAAPAAHAAPAYNYGEALQKSLWFYEAQQSGDLPAWNRVSWRGDSGLNDGKDAGLDLTGGWYDAGDHVKFGLPMAYSATMLAWGAVEYRDAYSSSGQLTHLLNNLKFVNDYFIKAHPSANVLYGQVGNGGADHAWWGPAEAMQMARPAYKIDASCGGSDLAGETAAAMAASSIVFRPTNAAYADTLLTHAKQLYAFADTVRKKYSDCITDAQGYYNSWSGYNDELVWGAIWLYRATNDASYLAKAEAGYDNLSNEPQSTTKSYKWTLAWDDKSYGAYVLLGKLTGKQRYLDDANRWLDWWTVGVNGSKVAYSPGGQAVLDRWGSLRYAANTAFAALVHSDSISDATRKARYHDFAVRQINYALGDNPRNSSYMIGFGANPPKNPHHRTAHGSWTDQITNPEQTRHTLYGALVGGPPDPNDAYTDKRDDYVMNEVATDYNAAFTGALARLHKEYGGTPAADFPPAETPDGPEIFVEAGVNASGTNFTEIKAIVRNQSAWPARVLSDGSFRYYFTLDGSTTLSQISVSSAYTQCKAPTLGSLGGGVHYVTIDCSGQVIAPAGQSQHRREVQFRISSTGTWDPANDWSYRNIPTTPGATPVRTPNITLYSGATKIWGEPPGPEEEDDTPPSKPGRPAASGITGSTARLTWTASTDNVGVSGYDVYLGSAKAGTSPTASFDLTGLTPSTSYSVTVVARDAAGNTSPPSDAATFTTTDAPPPPPGGCQATFKVTNSWGGGFQGEVTVKNTSTAAITGWTASWTSQNAITQIWGGRLTQSGSTVTVRNESYNGALAAGASTTFGFLANGAASVPDPVTCTPGTG; this comes from the coding sequence CTGGGCGCAGGTGGACGTCGCCGTCGCCCTCGCCGAGTACGGGCGGCTCTTCCCGTGAGATCAGCAAGCAAAGCAGCACTGATCGCTGCGGCGTCGCTGGTCCTGCCCCTGGTCACAGGGGCAGGGCCGGCGGCCCCCGCCGCCCACGCCGCGCCCGCCTACAACTACGGCGAGGCCCTGCAGAAGTCCCTGTGGTTCTACGAGGCCCAGCAGTCGGGTGACCTGCCCGCGTGGAACCGCGTCTCCTGGCGCGGCGACTCGGGACTCAACGACGGCAAGGACGCCGGCCTGGACCTGACGGGCGGCTGGTACGACGCCGGCGACCACGTGAAGTTCGGGCTCCCGATGGCGTACAGCGCCACCATGCTGGCCTGGGGCGCGGTCGAGTACCGCGACGCCTACAGCTCCTCCGGCCAGCTCACCCACCTGCTGAACAACCTGAAGTTCGTCAACGACTACTTCATCAAGGCCCACCCGTCGGCGAACGTGCTGTACGGGCAGGTCGGCAACGGCGGCGCGGACCACGCCTGGTGGGGTCCGGCCGAGGCGATGCAGATGGCGCGGCCCGCGTATAAGATCGACGCCTCGTGCGGCGGGTCGGACCTGGCCGGCGAGACGGCGGCGGCGATGGCGGCCTCCTCGATCGTCTTCAGGCCGACGAACGCGGCCTACGCCGACACGCTCCTGACGCACGCCAAGCAGCTCTACGCCTTCGCCGACACGGTGAGGAAGAAGTACAGCGACTGCATCACCGACGCCCAGGGCTACTACAACTCCTGGAGCGGCTACAACGACGAGCTGGTGTGGGGCGCGATCTGGCTCTACCGGGCCACGAACGACGCCTCCTACCTGGCCAAGGCCGAGGCCGGCTACGACAACCTGTCCAACGAGCCGCAGAGCACCACGAAGTCGTACAAGTGGACGCTGGCTTGGGACGACAAGTCGTACGGCGCGTACGTGCTGCTCGGCAAGCTCACCGGCAAGCAGCGCTACCTGGACGACGCCAACCGCTGGCTCGACTGGTGGACGGTCGGGGTCAACGGGTCGAAGGTGGCGTACTCGCCGGGCGGGCAGGCCGTGCTCGACCGGTGGGGCTCGCTGCGGTACGCGGCCAACACCGCGTTCGCGGCGCTGGTGCACAGCGACTCGATCAGCGACGCCACGCGCAAGGCCCGCTACCACGACTTCGCGGTCCGGCAGATCAACTACGCGCTCGGCGACAACCCGCGCAACTCGTCGTACATGATCGGGTTCGGCGCCAACCCGCCGAAGAACCCGCACCACCGCACGGCGCACGGCTCGTGGACCGACCAGATCACCAACCCCGAGCAGACCCGCCACACCTTGTACGGCGCGCTCGTCGGCGGCCCGCCCGACCCGAACGACGCCTACACCGACAAACGCGACGACTACGTCATGAACGAGGTCGCCACCGACTACAACGCCGCCTTCACCGGCGCGCTGGCCCGGCTCCACAAGGAGTACGGGGGCACGCCCGCGGCGGACTTCCCGCCGGCGGAGACCCCGGACGGCCCCGAGATCTTCGTCGAGGCGGGCGTGAACGCCTCGGGCACGAACTTCACGGAGATCAAGGCCATCGTCCGCAACCAGTCGGCCTGGCCCGCCCGGGTCCTGTCCGACGGCTCGTTCCGCTACTACTTCACGCTCGACGGCTCGACGACGCTCTCGCAGATCAGCGTGTCGTCGGCCTACACGCAGTGCAAGGCGCCCACCCTCGGCTCGCTGGGCGGCGGCGTGCACTACGTGACCATCGACTGCTCCGGGCAGGTCATCGCCCCGGCCGGGCAGTCGCAGCACCGCAGGGAGGTGCAGTTCAGGATCAGCAGCACGGGCACGTGGGACCCGGCCAACGACTGGTCGTACCGGAACATCCCCACCACGCCCGGCGCGACGCCGGTCCGCACCCCGAACATCACCCTCTACAGCGGCGCCACCAAGATCTGGGGTGAGCCCCCGGGTCCGGAGGAAGAGGACGACACCCCGCCCAGCAAGCCGGGCAGGCCCGCGGCATCCGGGATCACGGGCTCCACCGCCAGGCTGACCTGGACGGCCTCCACGGACAACGTGGGCGTGTCGGGTTACGACGTCTACCTGGGGTCCGCCAAGGCAGGCACGTCCCCGACCGCCTCCTTCGACCTGACGGGGCTCACCCCTTCCACGTCCTACTCGGTCACCGTGGTGGCCAGGGACGCGGCCGGCAACACCTCGCCGCCGTCGGACGCGGCGACGTTCACCACCACGGACGCGCCGCCGCCGCCCCCGGGCGGCTGCCAGGCGACGTTCAAGGTGACGAACTCGTGGGGCGGCGGCTTCCAGGGCGAGGTCACCGTGAAGAACACGAGCACCGCGGCCATCACCGGCTGGACGGCCTCCTGGACCTCCCAGAACGCCATCACCCAGATCTGGGGCGGCCGGCTCACCCAGTCGGGCTCCACGGTGACGGTGCGGAACGAGAGCTACAACGGCGCGCTCGCCGCCGGCGCGAGCACCACGTTCGGCTTCCTCGCGAACGGCGCCGCGAGCGTCCCCGACCCGGTGACCTGCACCCCTGGCACCGGCTGA
- a CDS encoding glycoside hydrolase family 48 protein → MATTLVLVAGATTAVAAAPAQAAVACDVTYAANQWTSGPNQGGFTANITLKNTGDPITSWTLAFDYPTTGQKYTPSGWGANWSQSGTRVTGTNMPWNGSLGTGASTSIGFNGTWTGSNPNPTSFTVNGVTCGGVGNNTPPTISLTSPTAGQTFTAPATVPIAATAADADGTVAKVDFYQGSTLLGTDTTSPYSYNWTNVAAGSYSITARATDNSGAATTSSPVGITVSQNTGPALVVSPTTLSVAEGGSASFGVKLSQAPSANVTVSVARASGDADITVSAGASLTFTPSNWNTAQNVTLAAAQDSDTTSGTAVIRVSASGYTPVDVTVSEADDDIGGGNAYVQRFVELYNELHDPANGYFSPEGVPYHSVETFMVEAPDHGHETTSEAYSYYLWLEATYGQVTGDWSKFNAAWASMEKYIIPATADQPTNSFYNPSKPATYAAEYNSISSYPSQIDSGVSVGTDPLASELQSAYGTRDIYGMHWLLDVDNTYGFGRCGDGTTKPAYINTYQRGPEESVFETIPQPSCDTFEHGGPNGYLDLFIKDSSYAKQWKYTNAPDADARAVQVAYWALTWAKAQGKTADVSASVAKAAKMGDYLRYAMYDKYFKKPGCTSTSCAAGTGKDASAYLLSWYYAWGGATDSNAGWAWRIGSSHNHSGYQNPFAAWALANVAELKPKSSTGAADWSTSLTRQLQFYKWLQSDEGGIAGGATNSWEGHYASPPSGLPKFFGMTYDWQPVYHDPPSNQWFGFQAWTMERVAALYNQTGNADAKTILDKWVTWALDNTTINADGTYEIPSTLRWTGQPAGDFSSPNDTPPPNPDLHVTVVDHTQDVGVAGSYAKALMYYAARANHTEAKNTAKALLDGVWKNRDAKGVSVPETKTDYNRVDDPVYVPSGWSGTMPNGDTINSSSTFISIRSFYKNDPDWPKVDAFLKGTGPAPVFNYHRFWAQVDVAVALAEYGRLFP, encoded by the coding sequence GTGGCCACGACCCTCGTCCTCGTGGCCGGCGCGACCACGGCCGTGGCGGCCGCTCCCGCCCAGGCCGCGGTGGCGTGCGACGTGACCTACGCTGCCAACCAGTGGACCAGCGGCCCGAACCAGGGCGGCTTCACCGCCAACATCACGCTGAAGAACACCGGCGACCCCATCACCTCCTGGACGCTCGCCTTCGACTACCCGACCACCGGGCAGAAGTACACGCCCAGCGGCTGGGGCGCCAACTGGAGCCAGAGCGGCACCCGCGTCACCGGCACCAACATGCCGTGGAACGGCAGCCTCGGCACCGGAGCCTCCACCAGCATCGGCTTCAACGGCACCTGGACCGGCAGCAACCCCAACCCGACCTCGTTCACCGTGAACGGCGTCACCTGCGGCGGCGTCGGCAACAACACCCCGCCCACGATCTCGCTGACCTCGCCCACCGCCGGGCAGACCTTCACCGCCCCCGCCACCGTGCCGATCGCGGCCACCGCCGCCGACGCCGACGGCACGGTCGCCAAGGTCGACTTCTACCAGGGCAGCACCCTGCTCGGCACCGACACCACCTCCCCGTACAGCTACAACTGGACGAACGTGGCGGCCGGCAGCTACTCGATCACCGCCCGCGCCACCGACAACAGCGGCGCGGCCACGACGTCCTCGCCGGTCGGCATCACCGTCTCGCAGAACACCGGCCCGGCCCTGGTCGTCAGCCCGACCACGCTGTCGGTGGCCGAGGGCGGCAGCGCGTCCTTCGGCGTCAAGCTGTCGCAGGCGCCCTCCGCCAACGTGACGGTGAGCGTCGCCCGCGCCAGCGGCGACGCCGACATCACGGTCTCCGCCGGCGCGAGCCTCACCTTCACGCCGTCGAACTGGAACACCGCGCAGAACGTCACCCTGGCCGCCGCGCAGGACTCCGACACGACCAGCGGCACGGCCGTGATCCGGGTCAGCGCCAGCGGCTACACGCCGGTCGACGTGACCGTCAGCGAGGCCGACGACGACATCGGCGGCGGCAACGCCTACGTACAGCGCTTCGTCGAGCTCTACAACGAGCTGCACGACCCGGCCAACGGCTACTTCTCGCCGGAGGGCGTGCCGTACCACTCGGTCGAGACGTTCATGGTCGAGGCGCCGGACCACGGGCACGAGACCACGTCCGAGGCATACAGCTACTACCTGTGGCTGGAGGCGACCTACGGCCAGGTCACCGGCGACTGGTCGAAGTTCAACGCCGCCTGGGCGTCGATGGAGAAGTACATCATCCCCGCCACCGCCGACCAGCCGACGAACTCCTTCTACAACCCGTCCAAGCCGGCGACGTACGCGGCCGAGTACAACTCGATCAGCAGCTACCCGTCGCAGATCGACTCCGGCGTGTCCGTCGGCACCGACCCGCTGGCCAGTGAGCTGCAGAGCGCGTACGGCACCCGCGACATCTACGGCATGCACTGGCTGCTCGACGTCGACAACACCTACGGCTTCGGCCGGTGCGGTGACGGCACCACCAAGCCCGCCTACATCAACACCTACCAGCGCGGGCCCGAGGAGTCGGTCTTCGAGACGATCCCGCAGCCGTCCTGCGACACCTTCGAGCACGGCGGCCCCAACGGCTACCTGGACCTGTTCATCAAGGACTCCTCCTACGCCAAGCAGTGGAAGTACACCAACGCCCCCGACGCCGACGCCCGCGCCGTCCAGGTCGCCTACTGGGCGCTGACCTGGGCCAAGGCGCAGGGCAAGACCGCCGACGTCTCGGCCAGCGTGGCCAAGGCCGCCAAGATGGGCGACTACCTGCGCTACGCGATGTACGACAAGTACTTCAAGAAGCCGGGCTGCACGAGCACGTCGTGCGCGGCGGGGACCGGCAAGGACGCCTCGGCGTACCTGCTGTCCTGGTACTACGCCTGGGGCGGCGCGACCGACTCCAACGCCGGGTGGGCCTGGCGCATCGGCTCCAGCCACAACCACTCCGGCTACCAGAACCCGTTCGCGGCCTGGGCGCTCGCCAACGTGGCCGAGCTCAAGCCCAAGAGCTCGACCGGCGCCGCTGACTGGAGCACCAGCCTGACCCGGCAGCTCCAGTTCTACAAGTGGCTCCAGTCGGACGAGGGCGGCATCGCCGGCGGCGCGACCAACAGCTGGGAGGGCCACTACGCCAGCCCGCCGAGCGGCCTGCCGAAGTTCTTCGGCATGACCTACGACTGGCAGCCCGTCTACCACGACCCGCCGTCGAACCAGTGGTTCGGCTTCCAGGCGTGGACGATGGAGCGGGTGGCCGCGCTCTACAACCAGACCGGCAACGCCGACGCCAAGACCATCCTCGACAAGTGGGTGACCTGGGCGCTGGACAACACCACGATCAACGCCGACGGCACCTACGAGATCCCGTCGACGCTGCGCTGGACCGGTCAGCCGGCCGGCGACTTCAGCTCGCCGAACGACACGCCCCCGCCCAACCCCGACCTGCACGTGACCGTCGTGGACCACACGCAGGACGTCGGCGTGGCCGGCTCCTACGCCAAGGCCCTGATGTACTACGCGGCGCGGGCCAACCACACCGAGGCCAAGAACACCGCCAAGGCCCTGCTCGACGGCGTCTGGAAGAACCGGGACGCCAAGGGCGTGTCGGTGCCGGAGACCAAGACGGACTACAACCGCGTCGACGACCCGGTGTACGTCCCGTCCGGCTGGAGCGGCACGATGCCGAACGGCGACACCATCAACTCCAGCTCGACCTTCATCTCCATCCGCTCGTTCTACAAGAACGACCCGGACTGGCCGAAGGTGGACGCCTTCCTCAAGGGCACCGGCCCCGCGCCGGTGTTCAACTACCACCGGTTCTGGGCGCAGGTGGACGTCGCCGTCGCCCTCGCCGAGTACGGGCGGCTCTTCCCGTGA